The window GACGACGTGCCGTCGCGGTTGCGGGGTTCCCGGTACGCGGTGACGGACGGGACGGTCCGCCGTGCCGACTGACCCGAACCCGAACCCGAACCCGAACCCGAACCCGAGCCCGAGCCCGAGCCCGGGTCGGAAGCCGGCTTCGAAGGCGGCCCCGAAGGCAAAATCGGGTACGCGGTCGACACCGGCCAAGGACCCCACGCCGGGCTCCGGCCCCGCGTCGGCAGCAGCCGCCGGGGCGGGGGCGACGGCGGAACATAGTGGTCCGGAGCTGGCTCGGGCCGTACTCGATGCGGCTCGGGCGCGCCGGGAGACGAACCGGGCCCCGCAGCGGCGCCGGACCGGCGCGGACGCCGACGGGGTGACCGGGGACGACCGGGGCGTGGGCCGCGACGGCCAACCCCGGCGGCGGCTACGGGGTTACTCCGGCCCCGGCCCGGACCCGCGCGACCCGCAACTGCTCGGTACGGTGCTCGCCCGCCTGGTCAAGGCCCGTGGCTGGCAGCAGCCCACGGCGGAGGCGACGGTCTTCGGGGCGTGGGAGAAGGTGGTCGGCCCGGACGTGGCCAAGCACAGCCGCCCGATCAAGCTGGAGAACGGCGAGCTGACGGTCGAGGCGGAGTCGACCGCGTGGGCGACCCAACTGCGGCTGCTGGCTGGCTCGCTGTTGAAGCGGATCGCCGGCGAGGTCGGCCATAACGTGGTCCGGAAGCTGCATATCCACGGTCCGACAGCGCCGTCGTGGTCGCGTGGGCCGCGACGGGTACGGGGGCGTGGCCCACGGGACACATACGGCTGACCGCCGCCACGCCCCGTTGCCGGGCCGCCGCCCGACCGACGGTGATCGGCGCCGGTGGCGCGGACCCGGCCGGTACGGTCCGGGCTCGTTGCCGGCTCAGCGCCAGCCCGGCCGCCACCGTGGCGAGCGCCGCGAGCGCGCCGGCCAGTACCAGCGTCTGGCGCGGCCCGAGGTGTTCGGAGAGCCAGCCGAGCAACGGTGCACCGACCGCCGCCGAGATGGCACCGGTGACGCCGACCGCGGCGAGTACCCGACCGCGCATGGCGCCGTCGGTGTCGAGTTGGGCCCGGGTGCCGACGGTGGTGTCGATGAGGACGGCGGTCGCCGCGATCGGCAGGATGAACGCCGCGAAGCTCCAGGTGCCCGGTGCCAGTCCGGCCAGGATCTGCATCAGGCTGGCGAGCACCCCGGCGCCGACCAGGATGCCGTACCCGAGTTCGCGTCGCTGGGCGGCGACCAGCGCGCCGACCACGGTGCCGACCGCGAAGACGGTGGAGAGCAGCCCGTACCCCGAGGCTCCGGCGCCGAGCGGGCCGTCGCTCATGGCGGCCATGGTCACCTGGTAGTTGCGCCCGAGGCTGCCCAGTACGAAGGCGAGCGCGAGCATGATCAGCACCACCGGCTGCCCCCGCAGGTACGCGAACCCGGCCCGTACGCCGCCGGTGTCCCGTGTCTCGATACCGTTCGGTTCCGGCTCGGGGGTGTGCAGGTCCCCCTGCCGGATGGAGAGCAGTGCCAGCACCACGGCGGCGAAGCTGATCGCGTTGATCAGGAACAGCGGGGCCGGGCCCGAGGCGGCGACCACCACCGCGCCGACGCTCATGCCGAGGATCCGGCCGGCCGAGTTGGTGAGCGAGCCGAGGGCGAGGGCGTTGCCGAGGGTGGACCGGTCGACCAGGGTGGAACCCCAGCGACCCATCACCGGCCCCTCGATGGCAGAGACGGCGCCACTGACCAGCGAGATCGCGTAGATCACCGGCAGCCCGCCGGTGTGTGACCAGGCCACGGCCGCCAGCCCCAGGGCGAGCCCGGTGTGCATGACCTGGGTGCCGACCAGCAGTGGCCGGGCCGGTAGCCGGTCGGCGAGCGCGCCACCCCAGGTGCTGAGCAGGAGGGTGGGTACGGCCTGGAGCAGCACCGCCCAACCCATCGAGGTCACCGAACCGGTCGCCTGGAGCACGAACCAGTTGATGCCGAGTACCTGCATCCAGGTCCCGATGATCGACACGAAGCCGGCACCGGCCCAGATGCGGTAGTTGCGATGGCGCAGAGCAGCGAATGTGGCGCGCATGGTCGCGAGCCGACCCCCCCTCGGACGGCGGCGACGTACGCGCACCAGGTCCCGGACTCCGTCGCCGGCTCTCGGCGACGTGCAATCCTGGCTCAGGAGGTAGCGGATCGCTTACTTCTAGTGATGGAGTTCATGTCCGTCCACGCTCGTCCTGACCTGGGCAAACGCCGGCCGATCAGCTACCGGGCAGTAATGTCAGGAGTCGGCGTAGACGGCGAAGCCACGGTCGGCGCAGCGTCGGTAGAAGCCGGCGAGCACGCTCAGCTCCGACCGTACGAAACTCCACTGCGGGGCGGCGCCGGACTCGTCGCGCAGGGCGTCGAGCCGGTTGTCGAGCCAGCGCAGTTGCTGCTCGGCGAGGCGCCCGTCGGCGAGCGCGGACCGGAGCACGGCACCGACAGTGTCGAAGGTCACCAGATCGCCGTACTGGCGGTGGCCGTCGACGAACCGTTCGAGGCCGCCGGCGATCCAGGCGCAGCCGTCGGGGTCGATCACCGGGTCCTCGTCCTCGGCCGCGGCCTCTGTGGCGTAGAGCACACCGTCGAGGCCGAGCAGGAGATCAACAAGCTCGGTGTACGCGGTCGCGCGTACCGTTCCGGTCTTGGCGATGTGCCCGGCCAGCGCGGCGGTCGGCGCGGCCACCTCGGGCGCGTCGGCGAGGTCGCCGAAGTCCACGAAGTCGGCCGGGGCCACCGGATCGTAGAAGCGGCCGGTACGCGGCCAATGCACCGCGACGTTGTCCAGCCCCATCGGGCGTCACCTTCCTGAGCACGTACCGAACCGGCCGTCCGAGGCACGGCGACAGCGACGCAAAGTTACGGCACGGCGAGCCGTTCGCGCGACCCCCGTGCCCAAGATCCGCCTCCGGGTCGAGCGCGGCGGCGCGGAGCGGCCTTGATCCGACCGGTGGCGTGTGGGGGGAGTCGCGGTAGGCGGGGTGCGGCCGGCTACGGGGGTCTCAGGTGGGTCCGCAGGGGTGCCGCGTACTGGTTCTGTCGTCTCGGCACAGTAGGATTGACATCGAGACGAGGACACGGTGTGGAGCGACGACGCGGGCCAGGTTGGCCTGGGCCACCAGTCCGCACCGGGTCCGAGCCGATCGCGAACCGCGGGCATCCGCGGCGACCGGCGCTTTCGGCCGTATCCGCAGATCAATCGTGGTGCCGGCCTGTGCGCTGAGTCGCGTGCCCGCCAAACCCGCGCCCGCCGCGCCCTGGTGCCCGGATGGTGCGAGAAAGTGGCCAAGGTGGCAACGCAGGACAAGCAGGAATACGGTGCCGGGTCGATCCAGGTGCTCGAGGGCCTGGAGGCGGTTCGCAAGCGGCCCGGTATGTACATCGGATCAACCGGCGAGCGCGGTCTGCACCACCTGGTCTGGGAGGTCGTCGACAACGCGGTCGACGAGGCACTCGCCGGATACTGCGACACCATCGAGGTGACGCTGCTCGCCGACGGCGGCGTGCGGGTGGTCGACAACGGCCGTGGTTTCCCGGTCGACCTCCACCCCACGCTGAAGAAGCCGGGCGTCGAGGTGGCGCTGACCATCCTGCACGCGGGCGGCAAGTTCGACGGCAAGGCGTACGCGGTCTCCGGCGGCCTGCACGGCGTGGGTGTCTCGGTGGTCAACGCGCTCTCCGTCCGGATGGCGCTGGAGATCCACAAGGACGGCTTCGTCTGGCGGCAGCAGTACCACAACTCCAAGCCGACCCCGCTGGAGAAGGGCGAGAGCACCAACCTCACCGGCTCCTCGGTGTCGTTCTGGCCGGACCCGACGATCTTCGAGACGATCGAGTTCACCTTCGAGACCATCTACCGCAGGCTGCAGGAGATGGCGTTCCTCAACCGGGGACTGACCATCCAGCTGCGCGACGAGCGGGTCCAGGAGGACGACGGCAAGCCGCGCGAGGTGACCTTCTGCTACAAGGGCGGTATCTCCGACTTCGTCCGTCACCTGAACGCCTCGAAGAACCCGTTCCACAAGACGGTGGTCGAGTTCGGGGCCGAGGAAGAGGGCATGTCGGTCGAGATCGCCATGCAGTGGAACGAGTCGTACGGCGAGTCGGTCTACACCTTCGCCAACACGATCAACACCCACGAGGGTGGCACCCACGAGGAGGGCTTCCGGGCCGCGTTGACCGGTGTGGTCAACAAGTACGGCCTGGAGAAGAAGTTCCTCAAGGGCGACGAGAAGCTCTCCGGCGAGGACGTACGGGAGGGGCTGGCCGCGATCATCTCGGTCAAGCTGTCCAACCCGCAGTTCGAGGGGCAGACCAAGACCAAGCTGGGCAACACCCCGGTGAAGAGCTTCGTGCTCCGGGTCTGCAACGAGTGGCTGGTGGACTGGTTCGAGCGGAACCCGGCCGAGGCCAAGCTGATCATCACCAAGGCGACCCAGGCCTCCCGGGCCCGGATCGCGGCGCAGCAGGCGCGCAAGCTCGCCCGGCGCAAGTCGCTGCTGGAGTCCGGTTCGATGCCGGGCAAGCTGGCCGACTGCCAGTCGACCGACCCGCGCGAGTCCGAGGTGTTCATCGTCGAGGGTGACTCCGCCGGTGGCTCGGCGAAGCAGGGGCGTGATCCGCGTACCCAGGCGATCCTGCCGATCCGCGGCAAGATCCTCAACGTGGAGAAGGCCCGGATCGACCGGGTGCTGAAGAACAACGAGGTCCAGGCGTTGATCACGGCGCTGGGCACCGGCATCCACGACGACTTCGACATGGAGAAGCTGCGCTACCACAAGGTCGTGCTGATGGCCGACGCGGACGTGGACGGCCAGCACATCCAGACCCTGCTGCTGACGCTGCTGTTCCGCTTCATGCGGCCGCTGGTCGAGATGGGTCACGTCTACCTGGCCGCCCCGCCGCTCTACAAGATCAAGTGGAACAAGAAGGGCGACGACGCCCAGTACGCGTACTCCGACCGGGAACGGGACGGGCTGATCGCGCTGCGGCAGCAGAAGAAGCCCAACGCCAGGCCGGACGACATCCAGCGGTTCAAGGGTCTGGGCGAGATGAACTACCCGGAGCTTTGGGAGACCACGATGAACCCGGCAACGCGTACGCTGCGTCAGGTCACGCTCGACGACGCTGCAACCGCTGATGAGCTATTCAGCGTCCTGATGGGTGAGGACGTGGAGGCACGACGGTCGTTCATCCAGCGAAACGCGAAGGATGTCCGGTTCCTCGACATTTAAGGCTGTTCCCGTACGTCGGGATCTTCCTGATTGTGTCCTGGTTTCCGGGTGACCGACGGTGGACATCAGGATGACCAGTGGGTGCACGGAGACTTGCATCCACATGGTTATCCACAGTTTCGACGGTTTCCACAGCCGTTATCCACAGGTAAAGCGGCTAATTAGTCTGATAAGGGTTGACAGTGACGGATACTCCCGAGTCCTTCGATAGCGAGCCGGTCGATCCGGCCGCCGCCAGCGCGGCGGTGGTCCAGCACGACCGCATCGAGCCGGTGGGGCTCGAGGTGGAGATGCAGCGGTCCTACCTCGACTACGCGATGAGCGTGATCGTGGGCCGTGCCCTGCCGGACGTACGGGACGGACTCAAGCCCGTACACCGCAAGATCCTCTACGCCATGTTCGACTCCGGCTACCGTCCGGACCGCGGGTACGTGAAGTGCTCCCGGGTGGTCGGCGACGTGATGGGTCAGTTCCACCCGCACGGCGACTCGTCCATCTACGACGCGTTGGTCCGGATGGCCCAGCCGTGGTCGCTGCGCTACCCGCTGGTCGACGGCAACGGCAACTTCGGTTCGCCCGGTAACGACCCCGCCGCCGCCATGCGGTACACCGAGTGCAAGCTCGACCCGCTGGCGATGGAGATGCTCCGGGACATCGACGAGGACACCGTCGACCTCCAGGACAACTACGACGGCCGGGCCAAGGAACCGACGATCCTGCCGTCCCGGATCCCGAACCTGTTGCTCAACGGCTCCGAGGGCATCGCGGTCGGCATGGCCACCAAGATCCCGCCGCACAACCTGCGGGAGATCGGCGCGGCGGTCCAGTGGTGCCTGGAGAACCCGGACTCCGACGAGGCGACCACGCTCGACGCGCTGCTCGAGATCGTCAAGGGTCCGGACTTCCCCACCTACGGGCTGATCGTCGGACACCAGCCGATCCAGGACGCGTACCGGACCGGTCGCGGCTCGATCCGGATGCGCGCCGTGGTCGACGTGGAGGAGGACAAGAAGGGGCGGGCCTGTCTGGTCGTCACCGAGCTGCCCTACCAGGTCAACCCGGACAACCTGGCCGAGCGGATCGCGGAACTGGTCAAGGAGGGCAAGCTCGCCGGGATCGCGGACATCCGGGACGAGTCCTCCGGGCGTACCGGCATGCGGATCGTCCTGGTGCTCAAGCGCGACGCGGTCGCCAAGGTGGTGCTGAACAACCTCTACAAGCACACCCAGCTCCAGGAAACCTTCGGCGCCAACATGCTGGCCCTGGTCGACGGGGTGCCGCGCACGCTCAACCTGGCCCAGTTCATCCGGTACTACGTCGAGCACCAGATCGAGGTGATCCGGAGGCGGACCGCGTACCGGCTGCGCAAGGCCGAGGAGCGGGCGCACATCCTGCGCGGTCTGGTCAAGGCACTGGACGCGCTCGACGACGTGATCGCCCTGATCCGGCGCTCGCCCACGGTCGAGGAGGCCCGGCAGGGGCTGGTCCAGCTCCTGACGATCGACGAGATCCAGGCGACCGCGATCCTCGACATGCAGCTCCGGCGGCTCGCCGCACTGGAGCGCCAGAAGATCATCGACGAGTTGGCGAAGATCGAGCTCGAGATCGCCGACTACAAGGACATCCTGGCCAAGCCGGAGCGGCAGCGGAAGATCGTTTCCGAGGAGCTCGGCGAGATCGTGGCGAAGTGGGGCGACGAGCGGCGTACCAAGATCCTGCCGTTCGACGGCGAGGTCTCCATGGAGGACCTGATCGCCCGCGAGGACGTCGTGGTCACCATCACCCGTACCGGTTACGCCAAGCGCACCAAGGTCGACCTGTACCGGTCGCAGCGGCGCGGGGGCAAGGGTGTCAGCGGCGCGACCCTGCGCCAGGACGACATCGTCAGCCACTTCTTCGTCTGCTCCACGCACAACTGGATGCTCTTCTTCACCAACAAGGGCCGGGTCTACCGGGCCAAGGCGTACGAGCTGCCGGAGGCGAGCCGTACGGCGAAGGGCCAGCACGTGGCCAACCTGCTCGCCTTCCAGCCGGACGAGCAGATCGCCCAGGTCATCCAGATCCCGGACTACCAGGTCGCGCCGTACCTGGTGCTGGCGACGCAGAAGGGCCTGGTCAAGAAGACCAAGCTGGAGGAGTTCGACTCCAACCGCTCCGGCGGCATCATCGCGATCAACCTGCGCGATGAGGACGAGCTGGTCGGCGCGGCACTTGCCGGACCCGAGGACGATCTCCTGCTGGTGTCCAAAAAGGCACAGGCGATCCGGTTCAACGCCACCGACGAGGCACTGCGGCCGATGGGTCGCGCCACCTCGGGCGTGATCGGGATGCGCTTCACCGACGACGACGTCCTGTTGGCCATGGAAGTGGTCACCGACGGGATGGATGTCCTGGTGGCAACGAACGGCGGGTACGCAAAACGTACGCCGATCGAGGAATATCCGGTGCAGGGCCGGGGAGGAAAGGGTGTGCTGACCGCGAAGATCACCGAGCGACGTGGTGGACTGGTCGGCGCAGTGGTGATCAGCCCGGACGACGAGTTGTTCGCGATCACCAGTAACGGCGGCGTCATCCGGACTCCGGTGAAGCCTGTACGCCGTACACGCGATCGGAACACAATGGGGGTCAAGCTCATGGACCTCCCGGATGGTGTGACGATCGTGGCCATTGCTCGCAATGCCGACGAGCCTGACGAACAGGACTAGTTGATGACGGAGACACAGGCGAAGTCGGGGAGCGCGGGGACCTCGGCCAACCCGGTCGATGAGGAGGCCGCCGCGGGCGGCGCACCAGCGACCGGCCGCGCGGCCGTCGGCCGGGCGGTAGTCCCCGCCGACGCACCGTCGCCGAAGTTCACCCGGGCCCCCGGCATGCCACCCCCGCCGGACCAGCCCGGCGGGGAAGCGGGCAGCCGCCCGACCGAGGCATCCGGCACCGAAGGCGGGTCGCCCTCGACACCGTCCTCCGGAGCGGCGGCCAGCGCTGCCACGTCGGCCGGTGGCCCGTCCGCCGACCGACCGGGCGGCCAGAACCGGCCGGGCGCGCAGAGCAGACCGTCGATGCCGGGCAGCTCCGGTCCGCCGGCATCCGGGCAGTCCGCCCCGGGGCAGACCATGCCGGGCATGTCCGTGCTGGGTCAGCCGGCCCAGGGGGCGCCCACGGGTGGACCGGGTGGTTCGGGTGGCTCGGACGAGGGACGGGCGACAGGATCGGCCCGGCCCAACCCGACCGGTGGCCCGGCCCGTACGTTCGGCGGCGCCGCCGCGGTCGGTGCGGCCCGGGTCAGCGAGGCCGTACGTTCGGCCCGCAGCGCGGTCGGTTCCGCCGCTTCGCGGGGGCCGCGACGGGCCCGGCTGAA of the Micromonospora sp. NBC_01796 genome contains:
- the gyrB gene encoding DNA topoisomerase (ATP-hydrolyzing) subunit B, giving the protein MATQDKQEYGAGSIQVLEGLEAVRKRPGMYIGSTGERGLHHLVWEVVDNAVDEALAGYCDTIEVTLLADGGVRVVDNGRGFPVDLHPTLKKPGVEVALTILHAGGKFDGKAYAVSGGLHGVGVSVVNALSVRMALEIHKDGFVWRQQYHNSKPTPLEKGESTNLTGSSVSFWPDPTIFETIEFTFETIYRRLQEMAFLNRGLTIQLRDERVQEDDGKPREVTFCYKGGISDFVRHLNASKNPFHKTVVEFGAEEEGMSVEIAMQWNESYGESVYTFANTINTHEGGTHEEGFRAALTGVVNKYGLEKKFLKGDEKLSGEDVREGLAAIISVKLSNPQFEGQTKTKLGNTPVKSFVLRVCNEWLVDWFERNPAEAKLIITKATQASRARIAAQQARKLARRKSLLESGSMPGKLADCQSTDPRESEVFIVEGDSAGGSAKQGRDPRTQAILPIRGKILNVEKARIDRVLKNNEVQALITALGTGIHDDFDMEKLRYHKVVLMADADVDGQHIQTLLLTLLFRFMRPLVEMGHVYLAAPPLYKIKWNKKGDDAQYAYSDRERDGLIALRQQKKPNARPDDIQRFKGLGEMNYPELWETTMNPATRTLRQVTLDDAATADELFSVLMGEDVEARRSFIQRNAKDVRFLDI
- a CDS encoding DUF3566 domain-containing protein — its product is MTETQAKSGSAGTSANPVDEEAAAGGAPATGRAAVGRAVVPADAPSPKFTRAPGMPPPPDQPGGEAGSRPTEASGTEGGSPSTPSSGAAASAATSAGGPSADRPGGQNRPGAQSRPSMPGSSGPPASGQSAPGQTMPGMSVLGQPAQGAPTGGPGGSGGSDEGRATGSARPNPTGGPARTFGGAAAVGAARVSEAVRSARSAVGSAASRGPRRARLNLKRIDPWSVMKFSFAVSLVLFVVVIVATSVLYLALDAMGVFESVNSSLTDLINAGGGQSDNALKITAKGVILSSALIGLVNVVLFTALATLGAFVYNVCADLVGGIELTLAERD
- a CDS encoding DUF721 domain-containing protein, which gives rise to MARAVLDAARARRETNRAPQRRRTGADADGVTGDDRGVGRDGQPRRRLRGYSGPGPDPRDPQLLGTVLARLVKARGWQQPTAEATVFGAWEKVVGPDVAKHSRPIKLENGELTVEAESTAWATQLRLLAGSLLKRIAGEVGHNVVRKLHIHGPTAPSWSRGPRRVRGRGPRDTYG
- the gyrA gene encoding DNA gyrase subunit A, whose translation is MTDTPESFDSEPVDPAAASAAVVQHDRIEPVGLEVEMQRSYLDYAMSVIVGRALPDVRDGLKPVHRKILYAMFDSGYRPDRGYVKCSRVVGDVMGQFHPHGDSSIYDALVRMAQPWSLRYPLVDGNGNFGSPGNDPAAAMRYTECKLDPLAMEMLRDIDEDTVDLQDNYDGRAKEPTILPSRIPNLLLNGSEGIAVGMATKIPPHNLREIGAAVQWCLENPDSDEATTLDALLEIVKGPDFPTYGLIVGHQPIQDAYRTGRGSIRMRAVVDVEEDKKGRACLVVTELPYQVNPDNLAERIAELVKEGKLAGIADIRDESSGRTGMRIVLVLKRDAVAKVVLNNLYKHTQLQETFGANMLALVDGVPRTLNLAQFIRYYVEHQIEVIRRRTAYRLRKAEERAHILRGLVKALDALDDVIALIRRSPTVEEARQGLVQLLTIDEIQATAILDMQLRRLAALERQKIIDELAKIELEIADYKDILAKPERQRKIVSEELGEIVAKWGDERRTKILPFDGEVSMEDLIAREDVVVTITRTGYAKRTKVDLYRSQRRGGKGVSGATLRQDDIVSHFFVCSTHNWMLFFTNKGRVYRAKAYELPEASRTAKGQHVANLLAFQPDEQIAQVIQIPDYQVAPYLVLATQKGLVKKTKLEEFDSNRSGGIIAINLRDEDELVGAALAGPEDDLLLVSKKAQAIRFNATDEALRPMGRATSGVIGMRFTDDDVLLAMEVVTDGMDVLVATNGGYAKRTPIEEYPVQGRGGKGVLTAKITERRGGLVGAVVISPDDELFAITSNGGVIRTPVKPVRRTRDRNTMGVKLMDLPDGVTIVAIARNADEPDEQD